The genomic stretch AGCATGTTTTTCAATACAATGAAGGAAGGCTTATCTCATCTGTTGATGGTTACAGATAAAGCAACAGACAGAATCAACCATGCTAAGAAAAAATATCCAACAAGCCTTGTAGGACCAACATCTTCGGGCTCCTGAATCATCAAATCACACAAACAAACATGAGTTCTTAATTTTCATGGATGTTGATTCGAAGGGATGTATAGCAAGCCTGCAGTATTTAACTTTAGCAAAATGAAATTAAACAATGGGACAATACTCATCCTATTAAGAACTAACATCTTTGCATCGCCAGATtaatagagaaaattttattttatcccaCATGTTAACTACTTTTCCAAAATACCCAGTAACTCAGGCAATAACTAGATAAGGTTTCTTCATAGCAACAACTTCCACAGAAATGAGATTTTCTCAGGGAGGTAGGGAGATGGATTTTATATGATCTAGAATGAGAGGCTTAGCACAAGTCCAACACGAATGGTGAATTTGTTATAGGAAGTGGTCGGTTCTGTTGGTTGTAATGTTGTGGGGCAAAAATGTTCTGGGGCCAAACAAAGACGTTCTGGAAGGATGAAGAAACTTTGATGAGCTGAAGGAACTCAGTGAATTGTGAGCAATCATCTAGCTGAAGGAAACTAAGGGCATTTGATCAGAAGGAAAGTGCAAGTCAGGatcttttaaattttaatgatgGTTATATTTGTTATTGTCTGAATAAAAACGCTGCAGAAATAGAATAGAAATCAAGGATGAATTGTGCAATGCTAACAAGCTTGTTTTTACATGATCAAACCTTGGGTTCCACTCATATCCTGTGTGATATGTTAGATGGATCACTCTCGCAATCCCACTATTAAACTTCTTCAAGACGTGGAGAAACATCATACACGAAataacttatctacaatatatgcCACAATAAGAGTATAATAGAGAACTAGAGAAGTTTTATCAACGACTCTTAGAAGAAGCCTTCCATAGgcctttagtttttttttttttgccataatAACTTTGGAATATAGCTGACCtcatctagtgggataaggcttggttgttgttgtaataACTTTAGAATATAGATTACTATTTCATGCTCAtatatcatgaaaaaaaaaaatcatccaatGCTTATATAGAGTGACTTCCAGTTGTGAGACCAAGTATAGCGCTAGAGGAGGAGAATAGCacaatagaaaaaattaaatctaaaataaaaatacagtAGAAATGCATAATGTTAAAACCCAATAACAACACAGTATATAGCAAACATCTAACAAGTTGCTATGGGTAGTAAAATGATAAGCATAATGTTAAAACCCACAAAACTAAAACTTCTAAAATTATAAAACCTATTTACTACATTACATATACTACTAGAAAGGACTAAATACTaatggttgaaaaaaaaaatattttaaaaaaatgagagaTGAGGTAACACAttgaagaatttttgaaaatttcagaAGTGTACTATCAATTTTCAGTTAGAGAACTCTAATTTTATGGTCCCTATATACAGTGTTGTTTGTAAAATGGAACATACCTGTGCTGGAGGTGGTTCTGTTGAAAGTTTAATTCTGTCTACCTCGAATGGCCACACATATCTATCTGGTTTCTCACTTCTAACCAAACTCCAGTCATATAGCCTTCTTTCCTCTTCAGATGATAGTATATCATATGATTCCTTCCAACGCATGCAAATCAGCAAAAGATGTCACAAGAAAACTAAATCTAATTTATGAAATCTCATAATCCAGAGAAACCTTCAAAAGTTCTAGTTCTTCCATTTTTTCTGCTTCGTCCAATCCTTTATTCATCAACTCCTCGCACTTGTTTTCATATGCAACCTTAATCTGAAGCCAGGAGAAAAACTTATCAGTGTGGAAGTGAAGGAATATGTCACCTTGATATAGAATTAAACATCTACATATGATTAACATGAACAAATAATATGTTAAATTCACATAGCTGTTCACTTATCCCAAAAAACTCAAGGTGTTGAGAAAAAGATTACTGTACACATTTTTGTTCTATATGGGGTATGAACATGTTAACCAACTTGCAGAAAAACTCctaattttccttttaatttgataGGTCGATCACTTATCTCAAAACCCTGAGCTTTTACATGATTATATTCTTACCAATATGCATAAATTTTAGAACCAAAATTGCCTGCAGTCATTACAAATTATGGAAAGCAATGCAAAACTGAAAAGAATAGGAactccaagaaaaaaaaaatcccaagataGATGAGATCTCATAAATTTCCTAGAAGCCATCATTTTAGGTCAATAAAACGTCATGGGTGAAGGCAATGAAGAAAATGGTGGAGGGTGAGGTCTGAATGGAAGAAAAAGGCATTGACCAGAAGcataaaaaaaagcaaaaaagtTGGATGGTGTTAACAGTGAGACAACAAACGAAGGGGATACCATGGGTGAAGCAGGAGTCTCTCCTTCATGAATGCCACATTGGTGAAAAGAGAGGACATGGATATGGACATGTATGAGCAAAACCTCTAGGCAAGGGAGGATCAGATTAGGAAGAGAAAATCAATCCAAACCAGGCATTAATCAACTTACCATGAGAAAAAGTCCATAGTTTGTGTGCATAATAGAATAAGTTCCTCATAATCAAGGTTCCGCAAAGGAAGATTGGGTTCAACTATTTGAAATCATGTTGTGAGTATGTGAGAATGAAAGGGGAAGTCACTCTCTTTCATATAAGACATATTCTATATTGTGAAGTTTCCTCAATGGTGGAGCAGAACCATTTGCTCCTCAGCGGTCCATGGGGGATCCTGGATCACTATATTGGAATTCATAAATGGATAGGTCAGTGATGTCGATCACCATTCCCATGTTACCAGCAGAATACCACAACAAGTGTCTTTTCCTCATGGATCACATCAGGAAAACAGTCGAGATTAACCACTTCATAAACAAGACTTCAAGGAGGCATTATGTTACATTGTGTGTAGAAGTAGACCTCAACTGTAGCCTGATCAATGGTTTCAAACTCCAAAAGGTGTACATTATCTAATATGAAAGCCTCCATGAAGTGTGTTTCCGTTGTCGGGTCTTCTGGGCACAATATTGAATCTTATCCTAACTCAAGAATCAAGGCAGAAGGAAACTCATGACGGAAAAAATAATAGGAAGGTGAGCAGCGCTGTGTCAAACTAGGGAAGTTTTCTTCCAGAGAGGAAATGCAAATTGAAAAGCAGGGAAATACTCCCATGCATGTTGATGCCATTGGTGCAGCAGAAACAGAAAGAGACACGAGCTAGGAATGCACATGAAGCTAAGTGCTTTGTGCTTCCTAGGTTTCATTCCAACCATTTTCAGATTTTGGTGAAACTACAGACAAATCCAAGGAACTAGCTATAGAATGATGATAAATCCTATGCATTAGCTATACAATAATAATGTGTGGAGATCCCTCATTCCAATGTCTATAGAATGATGATAAATCCTATGCATTAGCCCTTCAAGGAGGATCCAACAAGGATACTTATTATCA from Zingiber officinale cultivar Zhangliang chromosome 5B, Zo_v1.1, whole genome shotgun sequence encodes the following:
- the LOC121986093 gene encoding NAD(P)H-quinone oxidoreductase subunit U, chloroplastic-like, whose product is MATVALQSPPSMLRSRRSLTCFRPPSARQHLSNRVRSSADAGSDLVAEKDTASSLSEDRPVGTQKRSSSLISAANVQKAIRGLAITDADHYGRLGISRKSSYDQIKVAYENKCEELMNKGLDEAEKMEELELLKESYDILSSEEERRLYDWSLVRSEKPDRYVWPFEVDRIKLSTEPPPAQEPEDVGPTRLVGYFFLAWLILSVALSVTINR